The DNA window AATCCCGAAGATCATCTTCGTTAAATGCATTGGAAAGACTAAGCATTGGATTTGTATGAGTCACTTTTTTAAAACCTTCTGTTACTACTAGTCCTACTCGTTGCGTCGGAGAATCCGGCATTATTAAATGAGGATTTTGTTCTTCTAGTGATATCAATTCATGTAAGTATTGATCATACACTGCATCTGGAACAATCGGATCGTCTAACACGTAGTATGCATATCCATATTCATATAAAAGCTTATGCAGCTCTTTTACTCGTTGTTCTAATTTATCCATGGGGTTTTCCTCCACTAAGTGAATTATCCTTTTTCAATCGGTGCAAATTTAGCGAGCAATCGCTTAATACCAGTCGGACTTGGGAATGCGATATCAAGCTCCGTATCTTCCCCATCACCACGAACACTAACAACCATACCTTCTCCCCATTTTTTATGCGCAGCTTTATCTCCCACTTTCCAGCCCATTTTATCTCCACCTGATTGTTTATACGCAGGTGTAGCAACTGGTGCTCTTCTTGTTTGTGGGGTTGCTATAGAAGTGGTAGAAGAACTCATTTTTCCTTCTTTCTTCCCTCCAACTGATTCGATAATCTCATCTGAAATTTCTGCAATAAAACGGGAAGGACTATTGAAGCTTCCACGACCAAAAATGGTCCGAGATTGTGCACATGTAATAATCAGTCTTTCCTCTGCTCTAGTAATACCAACATAAGCAAGTCGACGTTCTTCTTCCATCTCTTCATCATCCCCAAGAGAACGGGAATGAGGAAAAATATTTTCTTCCATTCCAATGATAAATACTACAGGAAACTCAAGTCCCTTTGCAGCATGCATCGTCATTAAGATGATATTTCCTTGAGATACATCCTGGTCTTCATCTAATTTATCGATATCAGAAATAAGCGCTAAATCTGTTAAGAAGGAGACAAGTGATTTATCGTCACTTTGTTCTTCAAACGCTTTTGTAACAGACAAGAACTCTTCGATATTTTCTAAGCGACTTTCCGCTTCAATCGTTTTTTCATTTTTCAACATAGTTCGGTACCCTGTTTTTTCTAGCACTTGCTCTACAATTTCGGTTACCGATAGGTACTCTTGCATCTGTGTGAAGTTTTGAATAAGTCCTTGGAATTGCACAACTGAGTTAACAGCACGGGCAGGTAATCCCATGAAATCTACTTCATTCAATGCATCGAGAATGGACCGATCTTGTTCAAGCGCATACATAGCCATACGTTCAAAAGAAGTTGCGCCAATATTACGTTTCGGCTCATTAATAATTCGCGCTAAGGACAAATCGTCATCGTTGTTGGCAATCAAACGAAGATAGGCTAATAAGTCTTTAATTTCTTTACGATCGTAGAACTTAGTCCCGCCTACTATTGTATACGACATATTCGATTTAACGAGTACTTCCTCAATCACACGTGATTGAGCATTAGTTCGGTATAGTATAGCGAAATCGTCCAAGGTACGGTTTTCTTTTTCCATCATTTCTTGAATGGATTGCACAACAAACTGAGCTTCCTGTTGCTCATTAAAAGCACGGAATAGCTGAATTTTTTCGCCTTCATTATTTTCTGTTCTTAGCACCTTAGGATATCTGCTCGTGTTATTACCAATGACGTCATTAGCAGCTTGTAAGATTCTTTGTGAAGAGCGATAATTTTGCTCCAGCATAATCACTGTTGCATTTGGATAATCCTTTTCAAACGATAAAATATTTTGAATATCTGCTCCACGCCAGCGATAAATGGATTGATCGGAGTCACCAACGACACAAATGTTTTTGAATTTCTGTGCAAGCATCTGTACTAATTCATATTGTGCTTTATTGGTATCTTGGTACTCATCTACATGAATATATTGGAATTTATTTTGATAAAACTCTAGTACTTCGGGCACTCGTTTAAAGAGGGTCAACGTTGTCATAATTAAATCATCAAAATCGAGGGATTGGTTTTTTCTTAAACGCTTTTCATACCCTTTATATACCTCTGCAACGGTTTTTTCAAATGGGTTAAATTCGTTCATCTGCGCTTTAAATGTATCTGCGTCAATACATATATTTTTAGCACTACTAATTGCATTTAACATCGAACGTGGATCATACTTTTTCGAATCAATATTCTGTTCTTTTAAAATACTTTTTATAACCGATAACTGATCAGTCGTATCTAAAATAGAGAAATTTTTCGAAAAACCGATTCGATCAATATCTCTCCTTAAAATACGAACACACATCGAGTGAAAAGTGGAGACCCACATACTCTCTCCAGTTCCTGCACCCAAGATACTATTGATGCGTTCACGCATTTCACGTGCAGCTTTATTTGTAAATGTAATGGCAAGTATTTTGGAAGGATAGACTTCCTTTTCCACTATTAAATACGCAATTCGATGCGTTAATACACGTGTTTTACCAGACCCTGCTCCAGCCATAATGAGTAGAGGACCATCTGTTGTTTTTACAGCTTTTTCTTGCTCTTTGTTCATACCGTTTAATAAATTTTTCGCTATAAGCTCCATAATACACTCCCTCTACAAGAACATTCGTTCCTATCATTATACATTTGAATCTTACTTATCTCAAATGTTACTTGACTGCATTTACTGTTTTCAATGCCTCTTCTAAATTTTCATACACTTGATTCCCTATAATAATTGTATCTGCATAGGCCGACATTTCCTTTGCCTGCGCCTCCGTTTGTATTCCTCCACCATAAAAAAGGTGTGTACGGACAAGAACGGATTTCACTTGTTTCACAGCTTCTACATCGCCATACATCCCGCTATATTCCATATAAAAAATAGGGAATTTGAACATATGCTCGACCATTTGAGCATAAGCAATAATATCATCTGTTGTTTCTACCTGCTGAGCATTTGTCAGCTTAGCAGCTTTGCAATCAGGATTTAAGACACAATATCCCTCAGGAATAATTTCTTCCCAGTTCATTAATTCACCGAATTCTT is part of the Psychrobacillus sp. FSL H8-0483 genome and encodes:
- the pcrA gene encoding DNA helicase PcrA, with amino-acid sequence MELIAKNLLNGMNKEQEKAVKTTDGPLLIMAGAGSGKTRVLTHRIAYLIVEKEVYPSKILAITFTNKAAREMRERINSILGAGTGESMWVSTFHSMCVRILRRDIDRIGFSKNFSILDTTDQLSVIKSILKEQNIDSKKYDPRSMLNAISSAKNICIDADTFKAQMNEFNPFEKTVAEVYKGYEKRLRKNQSLDFDDLIMTTLTLFKRVPEVLEFYQNKFQYIHVDEYQDTNKAQYELVQMLAQKFKNICVVGDSDQSIYRWRGADIQNILSFEKDYPNATVIMLEQNYRSSQRILQAANDVIGNNTSRYPKVLRTENNEGEKIQLFRAFNEQQEAQFVVQSIQEMMEKENRTLDDFAILYRTNAQSRVIEEVLVKSNMSYTIVGGTKFYDRKEIKDLLAYLRLIANNDDDLSLARIINEPKRNIGATSFERMAMYALEQDRSILDALNEVDFMGLPARAVNSVVQFQGLIQNFTQMQEYLSVTEIVEQVLEKTGYRTMLKNEKTIEAESRLENIEEFLSVTKAFEEQSDDKSLVSFLTDLALISDIDKLDEDQDVSQGNIILMTMHAAKGLEFPVVFIIGMEENIFPHSRSLGDDEEMEEERRLAYVGITRAEERLIITCAQSRTIFGRGSFNSPSRFIAEISDEIIESVGGKKEGKMSSSTTSIATPQTRRAPVATPAYKQSGGDKMGWKVGDKAAHKKWGEGMVVSVRGDGEDTELDIAFPSPTGIKRLLAKFAPIEKG
- a CDS encoding heptaprenylglyceryl phosphate synthase, whose product is MMDYKEWRHIFKLDPAKTIDAEDLEKICESGTDAIIIGGSDDITLDNVIDLLMRVRRYAVPVALEVSTIESITPGFDFYFIPSVLNSTDTKWVKDLHHAAMKEFGELMNWEEIIPEGYCVLNPDCKAAKLTNAQQVETTDDIIAYAQMVEHMFKFPIFYMEYSGMYGDVEAVKQVKSVLVRTHLFYGGGIQTEAQAKEMSAYADTIIIGNQVYENLEEALKTVNAVK